From the Phalacrocorax carbo chromosome Z, bPhaCar2.1, whole genome shotgun sequence genome, the window TAACAGTATGTAATACAACTTGaaaatcagtatttaaaattaaaatagtaagaaaaataGAGACTTAAGAAGACTTGCATacacttctgcattttattattCACTTTGCCTGACTCATTCTTCATTGCCTTAACACATACAGACAATTCTCCAAGCTTAAACTGCATTGGAAAGCTTTACTTCCACATTCAAGGAAAACTGCCAGATGTATATGTGGAATGCTGATGGTCATAGGCTTACATATGCCTACATGCACTATGTTGTAACCACTCATTACAGGTTCATTAGAGAGTCCATGCATCAGAGATAGAAATTTTAGTTCAGCTACGTTAAGCTGACTAGAAGCTGACAGTAAGATGAGCTACTCTGAAATTTCAGTTCATATACTTGAATTCAGTATCAGAAAATAATAAGgccagcagaagaaaggaaggagcaaAGAAATAAGCATCTTGACTTTTTTCAAATGATAACTGAATAAAACTTTTTCATGCTGTCACTCTATTTCACCTGCACACATTACTGAAAATAGTTACACACTCTTAATTTCACCTGTGATTAAGAGGTATTCCAAATATAAGAATGTTTTCCAAATTATTCTGCAGCTACTAATAACTGTAGCTAATTCCAGCTGTTATTGATGAATACAGCTAGCAAAGTATctctttacttttctttaaaaattatataatttctGCTTATCTTCCATATAACCAATCCTTAAACATGTAAGCATATGCTTAACTATAACTTCAAGTTATGCTTTAACTCTTATTTCTTCTATGCTAAAATCCTTGCTAAGTATCACCAAAGGaccttgtttgtgttttaaaatattttttcacttaaatatGTGATTTAAGAGTGCATGATgagaaaaccattttaaaattacatttattcaagttgcttttttgccttttttataaATCAGCTGCTGGAAAGTACAGAACAGGCATATTTATTACAACAACTTATCTAACAGGaagcaaaaacatttatttgacaTAACATTGAACATATTTCTATATAATTTTCAATGCACAATATTGATATGTGAGAAAAAGCATATGGTaagggaaaattaaattactcACCAGGTTCTACAAATCCAGCAAGACAGGTAAACATTCCTGGGGGAAACCTCTTCTGCCTACCTAAAAGGCAGTGGTTCCCATCTGGATGAATGACTTGCATTATCACAACAGGATCTGTAAGTGACATGAAAGGAATACATTTCAACATCTGAGAGACTTAAAAGCACTGATAAATTTCAGCCTATTTGATACCAATGCATGTGAATACAAATAAGATACCTATAAGTGACTGAAATCAGAATCATGTAGATGCCCAGAGCaagctgttattttatttcacttcgggtttttttctctgcaatatacctggttgttttgttttgcaacacACATGCTTAGTAGAAGCAGTTTACTAGAGAAGGCTTGAAATGCAGGACAAATTACCTGCAACCAAAGCACACAATCTGTTAAGAGTATCAGCAATACTAACCTAGCTATGCATCCAGCAGATAGCAATAATTTATGCAGCAAAACCAATTTACTGTCACCTCctttacacacacagaggtcTGAACAATGTCCTTCTGACTGAAATACCAAAGACAACCCAGATACTCTAGTTATAATGTAAATACTGACTAAACTTTCCACTTTTGACTTTGTTGACTATTTGCTATCAATCTCTCATCTGATGTTGCACTTTTATCTACTTTCTCACTTCTAGTCATTTtatgtatctttttctttcatcattttatgtatctttttccttcttgcttaatattttctctattgGTATCATTCTTTCTATCATGCCTTTCTGTGAACAGCTCATCTAtgatctttttcccttttttattgtTACCTAGCTCTTACGTTAGCTCAGTGTTTTGTGTTTAATTCTATCTGCCTCTgcctttatatattttttctttgctattgtttttcaggtttttttgttgttcaaaaCACTGGTATTTTCCCTGTATGAAAAGCTTTGATTCAGCAACCACTGCAAACAACAATTTCAAAGACTGTTGTCCTGTTCAAAAATATCTGCTCATGGCACAGTGCAGAATACGCAGTGCTGCTGTATGTAAACTTTCTTCAGAGAAAGGCATCAGCAGAAAATGCTGGTTCATTAGTCTTTCCTATATAATCCCACTCCTTCTCTATGTTCGTTGTGCTAGAGACTATAAAGAAACATCCACTAGTATTTTAGCAAGCTTCACTACAGTCCATAAGCCAGAAAAATATGGCAGAATTGCTTTGATTACTACGAAGATATAACCAGAGCATGTAAGAGAacatgaaattcagaaatacaaaacacagacaTCCAGAACTAGAAATGCAGGAGAGAGGACAGGGTAGGGGAAGGTAAGGTGATTGAAGAGTCACCAAATcatccagggaaaaaaaggttaagctttttcttcctccattgTTTCCCCATCAATAACATAGTACACTTCCTTTGCAACACATGAACAAAAGGAGCTATAGGAGACTGTCAATACGAGCTTAAACTTTTAGTAGAAATAGGCCTGCCAGTCTGCGACTGAAAATGTATGGTGAAAGCCAGTAAAGATGGCTAATACAGTCAAAGTGGCACTACAGGAAAAGGAGCACTGTATCAGAAATTTGATACAGGGACAAATTTTATGCAGAGATATTTCAAGCTCAGAGGGCTTGCATACAGTAAGAAAACAACATGCGGGGGGGAAATGTAAAATGCGACACTTCGTATTGTTAATATCTCATTTATGTTGTTGGAACTTGTAATTGATATTACTCCATTGAAATAAAGATCGGTATTGTCACAGCCTACTGGCAAGAAAGAGAAGCCTGAACTACTTAATCCTAAGTAGAGCTGAGACACACATATGCTTACAAACAAGTATGTTACGACTTAGGACAGAAGCAAGCAGCTGAAGTAATTAAGAAGAAATTGATTTACATTGAATTGATACAATAAATGTATATAATAGTACAAACAAGACACTTTTGGCCAAGTTTATCCTACAATATTCTCACCAACTCTTGGATATGATGTGTTGTGAACCCCTTGGAGACTGGGACAATCCTCTTTTAAGCAAGTTCTCTTGTAACCCCCTTCTTCAATCTTGGTTGCACTCCCACACGTTGGGCAGAATCGGTAGCGGTTGTGCCATGCTAGAACAGACCTAGCCTGGGCTACTACTCCTTTAAAAGAATACatggaaaatacacaaaatcaAATAATAATTCATGTAAGCTTTTAACAGTATAGAAAAAGCAAGTAGTAAAgcttaacataaaaataaaagtaagacTATGGCTTAAATTGTAATCTACTACAAGGGAAGTTGAGCAGTATGAGTTATTCAGACCTTTTTCTCTGTAGCATAGCACATGCAATAGAACACAGTACCATGCAGCTACAGACCAATTTATGCGTTCAGAAACAAACTCATCTGGATCAGTATAAGCCATTTCTCAGAAAAGTCACTTTGTCTGGGCAAAGTGCCAGAATTATGTATCACACCTTTTCCAGCTGACCGTTTTAGGGCTACTACAGGTATTGACATAATAACGCACTGTTCCATTTAAACTTCAGGTACAAGTCAGGCTTGCTCTTTATCCTTCTAGAAGCAAAACTGTTACAATAGCAGTTGTTAACATGTCcataatgaaattaattcacTTTGAGATCCTGACTTCCCAAAGCTTGCTCACACTGTTTCCTCCTTAATAAGAGGGAGTACCCAACACACTCTTATTAAGGACTTAGTTTCATATCTTGTAATAAAAACTCAGTAAtgacagattttgttttccatcttaGAACATTAATGCATatgcattaatatttaaatagcaCCATTTATAAAACCATGATGATCAATAGCTTTTACAGTCTAATACTTGCCATTGCAGATGTTAGCACTTTGCAACCACACATGTTCTTACCCACAAAATTCTTCACAAAACCACAgacaggcttttaaaattaaaatatttctaaggcCACCGGAAATACCAGATTCTTTTGCAGTGGTTTGTCCTTGCATTATACCTCCATCAATCCCAAAGCATGTGTTTCTGATTACACGTTTGATAATGGCTGAATTTTATGCATCTTACCAGCTTCTTTTTCAGGTAGCTGCAGTAGTGCTGGCATTGGGGGCTGAAGAAAGTAACAGTCCTCATGCATCTGTTTAAATTTCTCAGCAGAAGCTGAATCTACACTAAGAGCAAACCAAGCAACTAACCCATCCTCTTCATCTTCTTGCAGAACTTTTCCATtgccagcagccagcaggtTCATGTGGAATGGAAGTTCAACTCCAAGAAAAATCAAGGTGCCTTCTTCAGTTTGGTTAATGCCTTGCTCCACATCCTTGTGGTACAGCCTGCAAAGCTTTACTTGTGGCTGTTGGGAGCTCTCTGTCCCCCCACCCAAAGTAACCAAAGGACTTAGATTTGAAAAGACGATGTATACTGTAGTTGGAtggctttgtttcttccttaGCCACTTGGAATCTGTTCTTTTATCACTCCTTCTGTCCAGAAGTGTCAAGCCAAAATAGTTTTCATATTCTTTCACTTCATTTGACAGAAAATTAGGTCTCTCCCCACCCTTCACATCAGCCAACAAATTAGCTATGTGCTTGTATCCCCAAAATTTAGCAATGTCGAGAGCTGTCTGTCTTGATTTATTAACCATGGACCTGTCACACctagacaaacagaaaagaacagtgGCTATCAGGCTAAATATG encodes:
- the NUDT12 gene encoding NAD-capped RNA hydrolase NUDT12 isoform X2 produces the protein MVNKSRQTALDIAKFWGYKHIANLLADVKGGERPNFLSNEVKEYENYFGLTLLDRRSDKRTDSKWLRKKQSHPTTVYIVFSNLSPLVTLGGGTESSQQPQVKLCRLYHKDVEQGINQTEEGTLIFLGVELPFHMNLLAAGNGKVLQEDEEDGLVAWFALSVDSASAEKFKQMHEDCYFLQPPMPALLQLPEKEAGVVAQARSVLAWHNRYRFCPTCGSATKIEEGGYKRTCLKEDCPSLQGVHNTSYPRVDPVVIMQVIHPDGNHCLLGRQKRFPPGMFTCLAGFVEPGETIEDAVRREVEEEAGVKVGHVQYVSSQPWPMPSSLMIGCLAVAVSTEIKVDKNEIEDARWFTREQVVDVLIKGNQRSFFVPPSRAIAHQLIKHWIGMNANL
- the NUDT12 gene encoding NAD-capped RNA hydrolase NUDT12 isoform X1; the protein is MTAFEKNFHQDMISQLHNFAAVGDAAKLKALLSRSPSLINAAAGNGWTALMHGARNGHLDVVQILLEEGCDRSMVNKSRQTALDIAKFWGYKHIANLLADVKGGERPNFLSNEVKEYENYFGLTLLDRRSDKRTDSKWLRKKQSHPTTVYIVFSNLSPLVTLGGGTESSQQPQVKLCRLYHKDVEQGINQTEEGTLIFLGVELPFHMNLLAAGNGKVLQEDEEDGLVAWFALSVDSASAEKFKQMHEDCYFLQPPMPALLQLPEKEAGVVAQARSVLAWHNRYRFCPTCGSATKIEEGGYKRTCLKEDCPSLQGVHNTSYPRVDPVVIMQVIHPDGNHCLLGRQKRFPPGMFTCLAGFVEPGETIEDAVRREVEEEAGVKVGHVQYVSSQPWPMPSSLMIGCLAVAVSTEIKVDKNEIEDARWFTREQVVDVLIKGNQRSFFVPPSRAIAHQLIKHWIGMNANL